Proteins encoded together in one Hylaeus volcanicus isolate JK05 chromosome 3, UHH_iyHylVolc1.0_haploid, whole genome shotgun sequence window:
- the LOC128873106 gene encoding uncharacterized protein LOC128873106 isoform X5 — translation MCQEALADLKMAIRAAGEHKQRISIQVSIDGVRLRDEKSGDCLYHHPVHKISFIAQDTSDSRAFGYIFGSPDTGHRFFGIKTDKAASQVAIAMNDLFQVVFELKKKEIELTKQHLEQNAISVIKFHTRGIFTEPTPDTKGAAGTESSLHRAKSTNPEVDKQPEKRNESQSGVIADLLDLQFELNSLQQGIHHMDKITPENPPPSADSLFEPDPFGDSFANMKLEDTVRPILPPPPSGSKRGHLERQATIPGPQSSVTSSPATTLTSKTPPLQGSVQWFDKDAENLFSDNEVTSSAKSTPVKKEQDEAQAQAKSPQIDVFTELDPLGTGLIKPYVDKKDFFQHLKNPPKKVLKDLVSTNSADTFPTNFSGGSDSADSENQVRNDLLSTDSQFDDSNFANFDRFDETEAVQPAFGRSESSRRTETGPKSAQHQPLSVSLPPEESSATSAPAISLGGATLLGRMEKESVESVHGLVQLRSPIKSGRKKDFDIDLPPGKGQSIEKPFPVDFTTTTESPASPLKSCSSDANSRLSSSSAELELVPEPPPRGVANILINPPPLPPKKQGARGAVKPPPRPPHTEGYFHYDFPEREHPVPVISKDRNKSPLKDARSHFDDNFSPPLHLSTKSDLIGSMTTSTFEDSFSSMVPTTNLSTFFTPTTASTTTKKAKPSLDITLSQLTSSNLNELANSLGMTVQELTSLTLQQLTDCLATLSAKEFPSNDKDEPVGRQERIPTTKSQPFPDTVQSKSYIESQAFTKVVTDQEPKSDATYDKYAVFRELLELEQMERNEEVMQDSVEEEVSEAMKETFENASSEPEDESKPESIVSLVNLTVKLPPSNEDLATEEMPNANDETNEPSSSSASEKAQSVETETTTRMSITEVEIVTEFVTKQSIEVGEESDRRDSMADDEETEQAEKTNDVHEESDKPATESNPEEPNGTLAVEKPGVVKSSISTSSDRYAALREIIGEPEPLPKQNEEDGSNSAQVSPVLSSSTQSKGIAEVELLNLFSDTPPSSSSPKKQVKKEDDLKTMDIFEEIKMLSTGTHTAKGKRSTISEDIFCPFAELKQEPDDGKDDANWAKFDTGLFVSERPCCEDTPSISGTSPWSPDGREFQREPSFKGGVYRQSGDSDNEWKDEEESEESNGRTRGDRFWCSRHPRFDVPAFGDRSFYEEAGSVPGNKRDRSFRDRMVKKPRDAAWIKNPGYRPRDPSSWHDESQWDEESRRYPHRKMQYKDEEVQYEAHWKCRPQPQRCNWAHEPFYDNERKRKLALWNEEDRFGSQKSMGYDEEDRWYRSKYERKRWEEDARFWNRKSGPPDPDYPTRESYYYYREGRERPHDYPSTWDTEYGSDRPGDDSPRYNLSCRKRHWPKRPNSANEGRNTDILYTESRGKFDTSRSECSDNDSDPYLRQSQRSRSRESYWGSDQEYDSWGERPYWSEGPDTKSESLHRKRIPRHKPRPHPKTQSPFEDDFAQSVEHVDPSGVESLAAVEPRIRTDQNDQKPPSTSPSSSKRYAKDLPRKEIQREYSKRSSYFEDDLTPTASASSDASDRQRIPSDLKATPEELPCDSKDAHQAADGFVSEDSGRDSFFNGDLRYDDDAFAFKSEMEDNVPERATTLPLKNHSRQGKYGPGNNNNNNNNNKSRGDQYIRKSESVNIFVRENDPFDDDDFFN, via the exons ATGTGCCAAGAAGCTTTGGCGGACCTGAAGATGGCGATTCGAGCCGCTGGTGAACACAAACAACGAATCTCCATCCAGGTCAGCATCGATGGAGTACGCTTACGGGACGAAAAGTCTGGG GACTGTCTGTATCACCATCCTGTGCACAAGATATCCTTCATCGCTCAGGATACCAGCGATTCGAGGGCGTTCGGATACATTTTCGGTTCACCTGATACTGGACATCGTTTCTTCGGCATAAAAACTGATAAAGCTGCGAGCCAA GTAGCGATCGCTATGAACGACCTGTTTCAAGTGGTCTTCGagctgaaaaagaaagaaatcgagCTAACGAAGCAACACTTGGAGCAGAATGCCATAAGTGTTATTAAGTTTCACACTCGTGGCATCTTCACCGAACCTACACCAGACACCAAA GGTGCAGCAGGAACCGAGTCCTCTCTTCATCGAGCAAAGAGCACGAATCCGGAGGTAGACAAACAACctgagaaaagaaacgaatctcAAAGTGGTGTAATAGCGGATTTATTAGACTTACAGTTTGAACTAAATTCTCTGCAGCAAGGAATCCATCACATGGACAAAATCACTCCCGAAAATCCACCGCCGTCCGCAGACAGCCTCTTTGAACCTGACCCGTTTGGTGATTCATTCGCAAACATGAAG TTGGAAGACACCGTGCGGCCTATTTTGCCCCCACCGCCATCAGGCTCGAAAAGAGGTCATTTGGAGCGACAGGCAACGATTCCAGGTCCCCAATCGTCGGTCACGTCGAGTCCAGCGACTACTTTGACGAGCAAAACACCTCCTCTTCAAGGTTCGGTTCAATGGTTCGACAAGGATGCTGAAAACCTTTTCAGTGATAACGAGGTCACCAGTTCGGCCAAGAGTACACCAGTAAAGAAGGAACAGGACGAg GCCCAGGCCCAGGCCAAGAGTCCCCAGATAGACGTTTTCACGGAGCTGGACCCCCTAGGCACAGGCCTGATAAAACCATACGTAGACAAGAAGGACTTTTTTCAACACCTGAAGAACCCCCCGAAGAAGGTCCTGAAAGACCTGGTGTCCACCAACTCGGCCGACACGTTCCCCACGAACTTCAGCGGCGGTTCCGATTCCGCGGACTCGGAGAACCAGGTACGAAACGACTTGCTGTCGACGGACAGCCAGTTCGACGACAGTAACTTCGCGAATTTCGACCGATTCGACGAAACCGAGGCGGTTCAGCCAGCCTTCGGCCGCTCCGAATCGTCGCGAAGAACGGAAACTGGTCCTAAGTCGGCTCAGCATCAACCGCTCTCAGTGTCTCTGCCACCCGAAGAGTCTTCTGCTACGAGTGCGCCTGCTATTTCATTAGGGGGCGCTACGCTGCTCGGTCGAATGGAAAAAGAGTCGGTTGAGTCTGTGCATGGGTTGGTCCAGCTTCGAAGTCCCATAAAGTCAGGACGCAAGAAGGATTTCGACATAGACCTGCCTCCTGGTAAAGGCCAGTCCATAGAGAAGCCGTTCCCTGTAGACTTCACGACGACGACCGAGTCGCCAGCGTCGCCCTTGAAATCTTGTTCCTCTGACGCGAATTCTCGACTCTCCAGTTCGTCTGCGGAGCTGGAGCTGGTCCCAGAGCCTCCTCCTCGAGGAGTGGCTAATATCCTGATCAATCCACCGCCCCTGCCTCCGAAGAAGCAGGGCGCCAGAGGTGCCGTGAAACCTCCACCGAGACCACCTCATACCGAGGGCTACTTTCACTATGATTTCCCTGAACGAGAGCACCCAGTGCCTGTCATATCGAAAGACAGGAACAAGAGTCCTCTGAAGGACGCCAGAAGTCACTTCGACGACAACTTCAGCCCCCCTCTTCACCTGTCCACTAAATCAGATTTAATTGGATCGATGACTACGTCTACATTCGAAGATTCCTTCAGCTCCATGGTGCCTACGACGAACCTGTCCACGTTCTTCACCCCCACGACCGCATCTACCACGACGAAGAAGGCGAAACCTTCTTTGGACATCACGCTGAGTCAATTGACGTCCTCGAATTTGAACGAGTTGGCTAACAGTCTTGGTATGACGGTACAGGAGCTGACAAGCTTGACTCTTCAGCAACTGACAGACTGCTTGGCGACCTTGTCAGCTAAAGAGTTTCCTTCGAACGACAAGGACGAACCTGTGGGGAGACAGGAACGAATTCCGACCACGAAGTCGCAGCCTTTCCCAGATACCGTGCAATCCAAGTCCTACATCGAATCTCAAGCCTTCACCAAGGTAGTCACCGACCAGGAACCTAAGTCTGACGCTACTTACGACAAGTACGCGGTGTTTCGTGAACTGTTGGAGCTGGAGCAGATGGAGAGGAACGAGGAGGTGATGCAAGATTCAGTCGAAGAGGAAGTATCTGAAGCTATGAAGGAAACCTTTGAAAATGCTAGTTCAGAGCCTGAGGACGAAAGCAAGCCCGAGAGCATAGTCTCCTTGGTGAACCTGACGGTGAAGCTTCCCCCGAGCAACGAGGACCTGGCCACGGAGGAAATGCCTAACGCAAACGATGAAACGAACGAGCCTTCGTCGAGCTCTGCCAGTGAGAAAGCTCAGTCTGTTGAAACGGAAACTACCACTAGGATGTCCATAACGGAAGTGGAAATCGTGACAGAATTCGTGACAAAACAGAGCATAGAGGTCGGTGAAGAGTCTGATAGAAGGGATTCTATGGCGGACGATGAAGAAACGGAGCAAGCTGAGAAAACCAACGACGTTCACGAAGAATCCGATAAACCTGCCACAGAGAGCAACCCTGAAGAGCCAAATGGGACCCTAGCCGTAGAGAAACCAGGGGTGGTGAAGTCCTCCATATCGACCTCCAGCGACAGGTACGCTGCCCTACGCGAGATCATCGGCGAACCCGAGCCGTTGCCTAAGCAGAACGAAGAAGATGGGTCCAACTCTGCGCAGGTGTCCCCTGTGCTTTCATCGTCGACTCAGTCGAAAGGTATAGCTGAAGTGGAGCTGCTGAACCTGTTCTCCGACACGCCACCTTCGTCATCCAGTCCGAAGAAACAGGTGAAGAAGGAGGACGATTTGAAGACAATGGACATCTTCGAGGAGATAAAGATGTTGAGTACGGGAACACATACAGCAAAAGGAAAAAGGTCTACTATTTCAGAGGACATTTTCTGTCCTTTCGCGGAGCTGAAGCAGGAGCCTGATGACGGTAAGGACGATGCTAATTGGGCAAAGTTCGACACAGGATTGTTCGTTTCGGAGCGACCGTGTTGCGAGGACACTCCGTCGATCAGTGGCACGTCACCGTGGTCACCAGATGGTAGGGAGTTCCAGAGGGAACCATCGTTCAAGGGTGGTGTCTACAGACAGTCAGGAGATAGCGACAACGAGTGGaaggacgaagaagaaagCGAAGAGAGCAACGGAAGAACGAGAGGAGATAGATTCTGGTGCAGCAGGCATCCTCGATTCGACGTGCCAGCTTTTGGCGACAGATCGTTCTACGAGGAGGCTGGGTCGGTTCCTGGGAACAAGAGAGATAGAAGTTTTCGAGATAGGATGGTGAAGAAGCCTCGCGACGCGGCGTGGATCAAGAACCCTGGATACAGGCCACGCGACCCCTCTTCCTGGCACGACGAAAGCCAGTGGGACGAGGAGTCCAGACGCTACCCTCATCGGAAGATGCAGTACAAAGACGAAGAGGTCCAATACGAAGCGCACTGGAAGTGCAGACCGCAGCCACAACGTTGCAACTGGGCACACGAGCCATTCTATGACAATGAGAGGAAGAGAAAGCTAGCGTTGTGGAACGAAGAGGACAGGTTTGGCAGCCAGAAGAGCATGGGTTACGACGAAGAGGACAGGTGGTACAGGTCCAAGTACGAGAGAAAAAGGTGGGAGGAGGACGCTAGATTCTGGAACAGGAAGTCAGGCCCACCTGACCCCGATTATCCTACCAGAGAGAGCTATTACTATTATCGAGAAGGCAGGGAAAGGCCACATGACTATCCAAGTACCTGGGATACTGAATACGGTTCAGATCGACCCGGAGACGACTCGCCTAGGTACAATCTATCCTGTAGGAAAAGGCACTGGCCCAAGAGGCCCAACAGCGCCAACGAGGGCCGCAACACGGACATACTTTATACAGAATCACGAGGGAAATTCGACACGTCCAGGTCGGAGTGCAGTGACAACGATTCCGATCCTTACCTACGACAGTCTCAACGCTCGAGAAGCCGCGAGAGTTATTGGGGCAGCGACCAGGAATACGACAGCTGGGGCGAGAGGCCCTACTGGTCCGAAGGGCCTGACACAAAGAGCGAGAGTCTCCATCGCAAGAGAATCCCCAGGCACAAGCCCAGACCGCATCCAAAGACTCAGAGCCCCTTCGAAGACGACTTTGCACAAAGCGTGGAACACGTGGACCCTTCTGGTGTCGAATCTTTGGCTGCTGTCGAGCCACGGATCCGTACGGATCAGAACGACCAGAAACCACCGTCGACGAGCCCTTCTTCTAGTAAGAGGTACGCCAAGGACCTACCCAGGAAGGAGATCCAAAGGGAGTACAGCAAGAGGTCCAGTTACTTCGAAGATGACCTCACGCCCACGGCTAGCGCTTCCAGCGATGCGTCTGATCGTCAGAGGATACCCTCTGACCTCAAGGCCACCCCTGAAGAGCTACCCTGCGACAGCAAGGACGCGCACCAAGCAGCAGATGGTTTTGTTTCGGAGGACAGCGGTCGAGATTCATTCTTCAACGGTGATCTGAGATACGACGACGACGCATTCGCGTTTAAATCTGAAATGGAGGATAATGTACCCGAGAGGGCCACCACGTTGCCCCTGAAGAACCACAGTCGACAGGGCAAGTACGGTCCTGggaacaacaacaataataataacaataacaagtCGCGAGGGGATCAGTACATCAGGAAGTCGGAGTCGGTGAACATATTCGTCAGGGAGAACGATCCattcgacgacgacgacttCTTCAACTGA
- the LOC128873106 gene encoding uncharacterized protein LOC128873106 isoform X3: MQTLRKKNSPRKFKFEPTRFLGEGVSFKAKLIGILEVSEASGDRMCQEALADLKMAIRAAGEHKQRISIQVSIDGVRLRDEKSGDCLYHHPVHKISFIAQDTSDSRAFGYIFGSPDTGHRFFGIKTDKAASQVAIAMNDLFQVVFELKKKEIELTKQHLEQNAISVIKFHTRGIFTEPTPDTKGAAGTESSLHRAKSTNPEFELNSLQQGIHHMDKITPENPPPSADSLFEPDPFGDSFANMKLEDTVRPILPPPPSGSKRGHLERQATIPGPQSSVTSSPATTLTSKTPPLQGSVQWFDKDAENLFSDNEVTSSAKSTPVKKEQDEAQAQAKSPQIDVFTELDPLGTGLIKPYVDKKDFFQHLKNPPKKVLKDLVSTNSADTFPTNFSGGSDSADSENQVRNDLLSTDSQFDDSNFANFDRFDETEAVQPAFGRSESSRRTETGPKSAQHQPLSVSLPPEESSATSAPAISLGGATLLGRMEKESVESVHGLVQLRSPIKSGRKKDFDIDLPPGKGQSIEKPFPVDFTTTTESPASPLKSCSSDANSRLSSSSAELELVPEPPPRGVANILINPPPLPPKKQGARGAVKPPPRPPHTEGYFHYDFPEREHPVPVISKDRNKSPLKDARSHFDDNFSPPLHLSTKSDLIGSMTTSTFEDSFSSMVPTTNLSTFFTPTTASTTTKKAKPSLDITLSQLTSSNLNELANSLGMTVQELTSLTLQQLTDCLATLSAKEFPSNDKDEPVGRQERIPTTKSQPFPDTVQSKSYIESQAFTKVVTDQEPKSDATYDKYAVFRELLELEQMERNEEVMQDSVEEEVSEAMKETFENASSEPEDESKPESIVSLVNLTVKLPPSNEDLATEEMPNANDETNEPSSSSASEKAQSVETETTTRMSITEVEIVTEFVTKQSIEVGEESDRRDSMADDEETEQAEKTNDVHEESDKPATESNPEEPNGTLAVEKPGVVKSSISTSSDRYAALREIIGEPEPLPKQNEEDGSNSAQVSPVLSSSTQSKGIAEVELLNLFSDTPPSSSSPKKQVKKEDDLKTMDIFEEIKMLSTGTHTAKGKRSTISEDIFCPFAELKQEPDDGKDDANWAKFDTGLFVSERPCCEDTPSISGTSPWSPDGREFQREPSFKGGVYRQSGDSDNEWKDEEESEESNGRTRGDRFWCSRHPRFDVPAFGDRSFYEEAGSVPGNKRDRSFRDRMVKKPRDAAWIKNPGYRPRDPSSWHDESQWDEESRRYPHRKMQYKDEEVQYEAHWKCRPQPQRCNWAHEPFYDNERKRKLALWNEEDRFGSQKSMGYDEEDRWYRSKYERKRWEEDARFWNRKSGPPDPDYPTRESYYYYREGRERPHDYPSTWDTEYGSDRPGDDSPRYNLSCRKRHWPKRPNSANEGRNTDILYTESRGKFDTSRSECSDNDSDPYLRQSQRSRSRESYWGSDQEYDSWGERPYWSEGPDTKSESLHRKRIPRHKPRPHPKTQSPFEDDFAQSVEHVDPSGVESLAAVEPRIRTDQNDQKPPSTSPSSSKRYAKDLPRKEIQREYSKRSSYFEDDLTPTASASSDASDRQRIPSDLKATPEELPCDSKDAHQAADGFVSEDSGRDSFFNGDLRYDDDAFAFKSEMEDNVPERATTLPLKNHSRQGKYGPGNNNNNNNNNKSRGDQYIRKSESVNIFVRENDPFDDDDFFN, translated from the exons ATGCAGACCTTACGGAAGAAAAACAGTCCGCGCAAGT TCAAGTTCGAACCAACCCGATTTCTTGGGGAGGGTGTGTCGTTCAAGGCAAAGTTGATTGGCATATTGGAAGTGTCGGAAGCGAGCGGGGACCGAATGTGCCAAGAAGCTTTGGCGGACCTGAAGATGGCGATTCGAGCCGCTGGTGAACACAAACAACGAATCTCCATCCAGGTCAGCATCGATGGAGTACGCTTACGGGACGAAAAGTCTGGG GACTGTCTGTATCACCATCCTGTGCACAAGATATCCTTCATCGCTCAGGATACCAGCGATTCGAGGGCGTTCGGATACATTTTCGGTTCACCTGATACTGGACATCGTTTCTTCGGCATAAAAACTGATAAAGCTGCGAGCCAA GTAGCGATCGCTATGAACGACCTGTTTCAAGTGGTCTTCGagctgaaaaagaaagaaatcgagCTAACGAAGCAACACTTGGAGCAGAATGCCATAAGTGTTATTAAGTTTCACACTCGTGGCATCTTCACCGAACCTACACCAGACACCAAA GGTGCAGCAGGAACCGAGTCCTCTCTTCATCGAGCAAAGAGCACGAATCCGGAG TTTGAACTAAATTCTCTGCAGCAAGGAATCCATCACATGGACAAAATCACTCCCGAAAATCCACCGCCGTCCGCAGACAGCCTCTTTGAACCTGACCCGTTTGGTGATTCATTCGCAAACATGAAG TTGGAAGACACCGTGCGGCCTATTTTGCCCCCACCGCCATCAGGCTCGAAAAGAGGTCATTTGGAGCGACAGGCAACGATTCCAGGTCCCCAATCGTCGGTCACGTCGAGTCCAGCGACTACTTTGACGAGCAAAACACCTCCTCTTCAAGGTTCGGTTCAATGGTTCGACAAGGATGCTGAAAACCTTTTCAGTGATAACGAGGTCACCAGTTCGGCCAAGAGTACACCAGTAAAGAAGGAACAGGACGAg GCCCAGGCCCAGGCCAAGAGTCCCCAGATAGACGTTTTCACGGAGCTGGACCCCCTAGGCACAGGCCTGATAAAACCATACGTAGACAAGAAGGACTTTTTTCAACACCTGAAGAACCCCCCGAAGAAGGTCCTGAAAGACCTGGTGTCCACCAACTCGGCCGACACGTTCCCCACGAACTTCAGCGGCGGTTCCGATTCCGCGGACTCGGAGAACCAGGTACGAAACGACTTGCTGTCGACGGACAGCCAGTTCGACGACAGTAACTTCGCGAATTTCGACCGATTCGACGAAACCGAGGCGGTTCAGCCAGCCTTCGGCCGCTCCGAATCGTCGCGAAGAACGGAAACTGGTCCTAAGTCGGCTCAGCATCAACCGCTCTCAGTGTCTCTGCCACCCGAAGAGTCTTCTGCTACGAGTGCGCCTGCTATTTCATTAGGGGGCGCTACGCTGCTCGGTCGAATGGAAAAAGAGTCGGTTGAGTCTGTGCATGGGTTGGTCCAGCTTCGAAGTCCCATAAAGTCAGGACGCAAGAAGGATTTCGACATAGACCTGCCTCCTGGTAAAGGCCAGTCCATAGAGAAGCCGTTCCCTGTAGACTTCACGACGACGACCGAGTCGCCAGCGTCGCCCTTGAAATCTTGTTCCTCTGACGCGAATTCTCGACTCTCCAGTTCGTCTGCGGAGCTGGAGCTGGTCCCAGAGCCTCCTCCTCGAGGAGTGGCTAATATCCTGATCAATCCACCGCCCCTGCCTCCGAAGAAGCAGGGCGCCAGAGGTGCCGTGAAACCTCCACCGAGACCACCTCATACCGAGGGCTACTTTCACTATGATTTCCCTGAACGAGAGCACCCAGTGCCTGTCATATCGAAAGACAGGAACAAGAGTCCTCTGAAGGACGCCAGAAGTCACTTCGACGACAACTTCAGCCCCCCTCTTCACCTGTCCACTAAATCAGATTTAATTGGATCGATGACTACGTCTACATTCGAAGATTCCTTCAGCTCCATGGTGCCTACGACGAACCTGTCCACGTTCTTCACCCCCACGACCGCATCTACCACGACGAAGAAGGCGAAACCTTCTTTGGACATCACGCTGAGTCAATTGACGTCCTCGAATTTGAACGAGTTGGCTAACAGTCTTGGTATGACGGTACAGGAGCTGACAAGCTTGACTCTTCAGCAACTGACAGACTGCTTGGCGACCTTGTCAGCTAAAGAGTTTCCTTCGAACGACAAGGACGAACCTGTGGGGAGACAGGAACGAATTCCGACCACGAAGTCGCAGCCTTTCCCAGATACCGTGCAATCCAAGTCCTACATCGAATCTCAAGCCTTCACCAAGGTAGTCACCGACCAGGAACCTAAGTCTGACGCTACTTACGACAAGTACGCGGTGTTTCGTGAACTGTTGGAGCTGGAGCAGATGGAGAGGAACGAGGAGGTGATGCAAGATTCAGTCGAAGAGGAAGTATCTGAAGCTATGAAGGAAACCTTTGAAAATGCTAGTTCAGAGCCTGAGGACGAAAGCAAGCCCGAGAGCATAGTCTCCTTGGTGAACCTGACGGTGAAGCTTCCCCCGAGCAACGAGGACCTGGCCACGGAGGAAATGCCTAACGCAAACGATGAAACGAACGAGCCTTCGTCGAGCTCTGCCAGTGAGAAAGCTCAGTCTGTTGAAACGGAAACTACCACTAGGATGTCCATAACGGAAGTGGAAATCGTGACAGAATTCGTGACAAAACAGAGCATAGAGGTCGGTGAAGAGTCTGATAGAAGGGATTCTATGGCGGACGATGAAGAAACGGAGCAAGCTGAGAAAACCAACGACGTTCACGAAGAATCCGATAAACCTGCCACAGAGAGCAACCCTGAAGAGCCAAATGGGACCCTAGCCGTAGAGAAACCAGGGGTGGTGAAGTCCTCCATATCGACCTCCAGCGACAGGTACGCTGCCCTACGCGAGATCATCGGCGAACCCGAGCCGTTGCCTAAGCAGAACGAAGAAGATGGGTCCAACTCTGCGCAGGTGTCCCCTGTGCTTTCATCGTCGACTCAGTCGAAAGGTATAGCTGAAGTGGAGCTGCTGAACCTGTTCTCCGACACGCCACCTTCGTCATCCAGTCCGAAGAAACAGGTGAAGAAGGAGGACGATTTGAAGACAATGGACATCTTCGAGGAGATAAAGATGTTGAGTACGGGAACACATACAGCAAAAGGAAAAAGGTCTACTATTTCAGAGGACATTTTCTGTCCTTTCGCGGAGCTGAAGCAGGAGCCTGATGACGGTAAGGACGATGCTAATTGGGCAAAGTTCGACACAGGATTGTTCGTTTCGGAGCGACCGTGTTGCGAGGACACTCCGTCGATCAGTGGCACGTCACCGTGGTCACCAGATGGTAGGGAGTTCCAGAGGGAACCATCGTTCAAGGGTGGTGTCTACAGACAGTCAGGAGATAGCGACAACGAGTGGaaggacgaagaagaaagCGAAGAGAGCAACGGAAGAACGAGAGGAGATAGATTCTGGTGCAGCAGGCATCCTCGATTCGACGTGCCAGCTTTTGGCGACAGATCGTTCTACGAGGAGGCTGGGTCGGTTCCTGGGAACAAGAGAGATAGAAGTTTTCGAGATAGGATGGTGAAGAAGCCTCGCGACGCGGCGTGGATCAAGAACCCTGGATACAGGCCACGCGACCCCTCTTCCTGGCACGACGAAAGCCAGTGGGACGAGGAGTCCAGACGCTACCCTCATCGGAAGATGCAGTACAAAGACGAAGAGGTCCAATACGAAGCGCACTGGAAGTGCAGACCGCAGCCACAACGTTGCAACTGGGCACACGAGCCATTCTATGACAATGAGAGGAAGAGAAAGCTAGCGTTGTGGAACGAAGAGGACAGGTTTGGCAGCCAGAAGAGCATGGGTTACGACGAAGAGGACAGGTGGTACAGGTCCAAGTACGAGAGAAAAAGGTGGGAGGAGGACGCTAGATTCTGGAACAGGAAGTCAGGCCCACCTGACCCCGATTATCCTACCAGAGAGAGCTATTACTATTATCGAGAAGGCAGGGAAAGGCCACATGACTATCCAAGTACCTGGGATACTGAATACGGTTCAGATCGACCCGGAGACGACTCGCCTAGGTACAATCTATCCTGTAGGAAAAGGCACTGGCCCAAGAGGCCCAACAGCGCCAACGAGGGCCGCAACACGGACATACTTTATACAGAATCACGAGGGAAATTCGACACGTCCAGGTCGGAGTGCAGTGACAACGATTCCGATCCTTACCTACGACAGTCTCAACGCTCGAGAAGCCGCGAGAGTTATTGGGGCAGCGACCAGGAATACGACAGCTGGGGCGAGAGGCCCTACTGGTCCGAAGGGCCTGACACAAAGAGCGAGAGTCTCCATCGCAAGAGAATCCCCAGGCACAAGCCCAGACCGCATCCAAAGACTCAGAGCCCCTTCGAAGACGACTTTGCACAAAGCGTGGAACACGTGGACCCTTCTGGTGTCGAATCTTTGGCTGCTGTCGAGCCACGGATCCGTACGGATCAGAACGACCAGAAACCACCGTCGACGAGCCCTTCTTCTAGTAAGAGGTACGCCAAGGACCTACCCAGGAAGGAGATCCAAAGGGAGTACAGCAAGAGGTCCAGTTACTTCGAAGATGACCTCACGCCCACGGCTAGCGCTTCCAGCGATGCGTCTGATCGTCAGAGGATACCCTCTGACCTCAAGGCCACCCCTGAAGAGCTACCCTGCGACAGCAAGGACGCGCACCAAGCAGCAGATGGTTTTGTTTCGGAGGACAGCGGTCGAGATTCATTCTTCAACGGTGATCTGAGATACGACGACGACGCATTCGCGTTTAAATCTGAAATGGAGGATAATGTACCCGAGAGGGCCACCACGTTGCCCCTGAAGAACCACAGTCGACAGGGCAAGTACGGTCCTGggaacaacaacaataataataacaataacaagtCGCGAGGGGATCAGTACATCAGGAAGTCGGAGTCGGTGAACATATTCGTCAGGGAGAACGATCCattcgacgacgacgacttCTTCAACTGA